One part of the Carassius gibelio isolate Cgi1373 ecotype wild population from Czech Republic chromosome B6, carGib1.2-hapl.c, whole genome shotgun sequence genome encodes these proteins:
- the tns1a gene encoding tensin isoform X5, with translation MVKPGPSCWNHSRVVTSHVFKTANDFSIRGRLHSLSGSTECKLSCHKKCEVKVATACESTATTMTTTTTTNYNQESTKSPNMESKRRPSRSMTLSLMQKMEENNEVDLVYITERIIALSFPGGTEEHKYSVNLREVTSMLRSKHQQHYLLLNLSERRHDINKQNPRVLDFGWPDHHAPALDKICSICKAMDTWLNADLHNVVVLHNKGNWGRTGVVVGAYMHYSNLSTSADQALDRFAMKRFYEDKAMPMGQPSQRRYVHYFAGLLSGHIKINNKPLFLHHVTMHGIPNFESKGGCRPFLKIYQAMQPVYTSGIYNVQGDSHTSICITIEPGLLLKGDILLKCYHKRYQNPSRDVIFRVQFHTCAVHNLALVFTKNDLDETFKADERFPEYGKVEFIFSFGPEKIKGLDHLQNGPSVSVDYNTQDPLIRWDSYENFSRRCEDVKDDVAHSQGPVDGSLYVQVQKKEALEGIVSANGAYSSDRAPPVVEHALPLPVANHPLPAADHALSVSSDSGNSTASVKTDRTDDAQQSLSSSGPVSQAPPETAVSPCENRELEQLLSGSEGPPLLPHQNFLSFANTSTGVGVRHLVPAQVHVNGQAGAERETDIIDDELPESQIGDNSAGSLGTLSSFEGQDTPADSKQVTESTVVEIVERQRGKFLKKDMPVHQLRGSSSAHGLIEYSGQNEGMYRSQSYGGLMLDGGPQYLPQAPERNISSREAVQRGLSAWHQYGLVDDPFFGSNGALPRFPTHVDGPQQDVEQSIDALNMLMLDLEPSHTPFPKSQSAPPGENISAFHPPFAQTLARPSYQADQAIYSVTGGPPLSSSASFGQSSQRSSPAYPMTPLSEHHQRGYQSPQPLSPMYQQDPYSIRGGSVTTPSPTLPLPSPIKPQYVYPGSNEVSYSPDLQGAFPGPQKSYSTSSSPLPPVTIAKEPEPKSEDEMLNLEGLVAHRVAEYNARIRGISNSMPFRSEHHRSYSFSGSHSRTVTPDEAMPTMRRRTTSESQYLSSQNDSAAHRVCSPLKPVSPDFANTIAMNPGGQPKEKTVHSYREAFEEMESAPFSPTHSSGGRSGQFALPVTERKAQNPTEALVQQSSSDSDSSDDMEEQHGFVATGVRGGGLISPLQHQSSPAFERTVPPAHSFNPPQPVNNAISDSFGRQPAFASFPFEPVRAPLFPDTFTYLNPDEATVNIVGVHHVPGSPNTLHRTVATNTPPSPALQRRLGGPSSPALGRRLPTANVGSEPTTPNSPLLGRSGKFIPPSPVLDRHYSPAPVASSPDHKAPPRVQTTPYERHGAESRQSTTTLVQPGPATHSFPLEQSCSLSLFLPLDVTAGSIAENSKSVPTDSIESRKTSTPTQGPAIASIYADGPPDIRINIKFVQDTSKFWYKPEISREQAICILKDREPGAFVIRDSNSFRGAYGLAMKVASPPPTMQQNKKVGDITNELVRHFLIETSAKGVRLKGCPNEPYFGCLSALVYQHAITPLALPCKLMIPTRDPNEEAMELATPTSSTMDLLKQGAGPPKPTEDFYACNVLYINSVEMESLTGPQAVAKAITETLAARSPPTATSVHFKVSTHGITLTDNQRKIFFRRHYPINMITYCNLDPQDRKWNKAEGGVAILFGFVARKQGSTTDNVTHLFAELEPDQSSSTIVHFVSKVMLNTQKP, from the exons GTGCTGGATTTTGGTTGGCCCGATCATCATGCTCCTGCTCTAGACAAAATTTGCAGTATCTGTAAAGCCATGGACACCTGGCTTAATGCAGACCTTCACAATGTGGTGGTACTGCACAACAAG GGAAATTGGGGGAGAACTGGTGTTGTGGTGGGTGCCTATATGCATTACAGTAATTTGTCTACCAG TGCTGACCAGGCATTGGACAGGTTTGCCATGAAGCGATTTTATGAAGATAAAGCCATGCCCATGGGTCAGCCTTCCCAGAGGAG ataTGTGCATTACTTCGCTGGACTCCTTTCTGGCCACATAAAAATCAACAACAAGCCCCTGTTCCTTCACCATGTCACCATGCATGGCATCCCTAATTTTGAGTCTAAAGGAG GTTGCCGACCCTTCCTCAAAATTTATCAAGCAATGCAGCCTGTGTACACATCTGGAATTTA taacgttCAAGGCGACAGCCATACGAGCATCTGTATCACCATTGAGCCTGGCCTGCTATTAAAAGGAGATATACTG CTGAAATGTTATCACAAGCGTTATCAAAACCCCAGTAGGGATGTGATCTTCAGAGTGCAGTTCCACACATGTGCAGTACACAATTTAGCTCTGGTCTTCACCAAAAATGACCTTGATGAGACATTTAAAG CAGATGAAAGATTTCCTGAATATGGAAAGGTGGAGTTTATCTTTTCTTTTGGTCCAGAGAAAATCAAAG GGTTGGATCATCTACAGAACGGACCTAGTGTCTCTGTTGACTACAACACCCAGGATCCCCTGATCCGATGGGACTCTTATGAAAACTTCAGCAGGAGATGTGAAGATGTTAAAGATG ATGTTGCTCATTCTCAAGGTCCAGTGGACGGCAGCCTTTACGTCCAGGTTCAGAAGAAAGAAGCTCTTGAGGGAATTGTTTCAGCCAATGGTGCTTATTCATCTGACCGTGCTCCTCCTGTAGTTGAACACGCACTTCCTCTTCCAGTTGCCAATCATCCTCTACCAGCTGCAGACCATGCTCTTTCTGTCAGCAGTGACTCAGGAAACTCTACTGCTTCTGTTAAGACAGACCGCACAGATGATGCTCAACAGTCTTTGTCATCCTCAGGGCCTGTGAGCCAAGCTCCCCCTGAGACTGCAGTTAGCCCTTGTGAAAATCGAGAGTTGGAACAGCTTCTGAGTGGGTCAGAGGGACCACCACTTCTCCCTCATCAGAATTTCCTCTCTTTTGCCAACACAAGCACAGGGGTTGGTGTACGGCACCTTGTGCCTGCCCAGGTCCACGTTAACGGACAAGCTGGTGCTGAGCGTGAAACTGACATCATTGACGACGAGCTCCCAGAAAGTCAGATAGGAGATAACAGTGCAGGCAGTCTTGGCACACTCTCCTCCTTTGAGGGTCAAGATACACCAGCTGACAGCAAACAAGTCACTGAGTCCACTGTAGTTGAAATAGTTGAGAGACAGCGTGGGAAATTCCTTAAAAAGGATATGCCTGTGCACCAACTCCGAGGGTCATCATCAGCACATGGACTGATAGAGTACAGTGGGCAGAATGAAGGAATGTATCGCTCGCAGTCATATGGTGGTCTAATGCTGGATGGAGGACCTCAGTACTTGCCACAAGCTCCTGAACGTAACATCAGCAGCCGAGAGGCAGTGCAGCGAGGGCTCAGTGCTTGGCATCAATATGGTCTTGTTGATGATCCCTTCTTTGGCTCGAATGGTGCCCTGCCACGCTTCCCAACTCATGTAGATGGTCCACAGCAAGATGTAGAACAGTCTATAGATGCCCTAAACATGCTCATGCTTGACTTGGAGCCTTCACATACACCATTTCCCAAATCTCAGAGTGCTCCCCCAGGAGAGAACATCTCAGCTTTCCATCCACCATTTGCTCAGACACTAGCTAGACCGTCTTACCAGGCTGACCAGGCCATCTATAGTGTCACTGGTGGGCCACCTCTCTCATCCTCTGCCAGTTTTGGCCAGTCCTCACAAAGATCATCACCTGCTTACCCCATGACTCCACTTTCTGAGCACCATCAGAGGGGCTACCAGTCCCCTCAGCCCCTTTCACCTATGTATCAGCAAGATCCCTATAGCATCCGTGGAGGTTCAGTTACAACACCATCACCAACTTTACCCCTCCCATCTCCAATCAAGCCCCAGTATGTCTACCCAGGAAGCAACGAGGTGTCTTACTCTCCAGACCTTCAGGGCGCTTTCCCAGGCCCTCAGAAAAGCTACAGCACATCATCATCCCCACTGCCCCCTGTTACCATTGCAAAAGAACCTGAGCCAAAGTCTGAGGATGAGATGCTGAACCTTGAGGGACTTGTGGCCCACCGTGTGGCAG AGTACAACGCCCGCATCCGGGGCATCTCCAATAGCATGCCCTTCCGGTCTGAACATCATCGTTCCTATTCCTTCTCTG GATCACATTCACGTACAGTAACCCCAGATGAAGCCATGCCAACTATGCGCCGACGAACCACAAGTGAAAGCCAGTACCTCAGCAGCCAAAATGACAGTGCAGCCCACAGAGTGTGCTCTCCATTGAAACCTGTATCTCCAGACTTTGCCAACACAATTGCAATGAACCCAGGTGGACAACCTAAGGAG AAAACAGTGCATAGCTACAGAGAGGCCTTTGAGGAGATGGAATCAGCTCCTTTTAGTCCTACCCACAGTAGTGGTG gCCGTTCTGGTCAGTTCGCTCTTCCAGTCACAGAAAGGAAGGCACAGAATCCTACAGAAGCTCTAGTACAACAAAGTAGTTCAG ATTCTGATTCTAGTGATGATATGGAAG agCAACATGGTTTTGTGGCAACAGGAGTCAGAGGAGGGGGATTGATTTCTCCTTTGCAACATCAATCTTCTCCTGCTTTTGAAAGAACAGTTCCTCCTGCCCACTCTTTCAACCCACCTCAACCTGTCAACAATGCTATTTCTGATAG TTTTGGAAGGCAGCCTGCCTTTGCATCATTTCCATTTGAGCCCGTCCGGGCTCCTCTTTTCCCAGACACCTTTACTTACCTTAACCCTGATGAAGCTACTGTTAACATTGTGGGTGTTCATCATGTTCCAGGAAGCCCAAACACACTCCACCGTACAGTTGCCACCAATACACCTCCAAGTCCTGCCCTTCAACGCAGGCTTGGTGGTCCAAGTAGCCCTGCTTTGGGACGACGTCTACCAACAGCCAATGTCGGCAGTGAACCAACCACTCCCAACAGCCCTCTTTTGGGTCGCAGCGGCAAGTTCATCCCGCCAAGCCCTGTGCTAGACCGCCATTACTCGCCTGCTCCAGTTGCTTCTAGCCCAGATCACAAAGCCCCACCTAGGGTTCAGACCACCCCATATGAGAGACATGGAGCAGAGTCCAGGCAAAGCACCACTACTTTGGTTCAGCCTGGACCTGCTACCCATTCATTTCCCCTAGAGCAATCCTGTAGCCTCTCATTGTTCCTACCCCTGGATGTAACAGCAGGATCCATTGCAGAGAATTCTAAAAGTGTTCCAACAGACAGCATAGAAAGTAGGAAAACATCCACTCCTACACAAGGACCTGCAATTGCCTCAATATATG CAGATGGACCTCCAGATATAAGAATCAATATCAAATTTGTTCAAGATACATCCAAATTTTGGTACAAACCAGAAATCTCCAGGGAACAAG CCATTTGTATTCTTAAAGATCGTGAACCAGGAGCATTTGTCATTCGAGACAGTAACTCTTTCAGAGGAGCATATGGTTTAGCCATGAAAGTAGCCTCTCCCCCTCCTACAATGCAGCAGAACAAGAAAG TTGGTGACATCACAAATGAGTTGGTACGACACTTCTTGATTGAAACCAGTGCCAAGGGCGTGAGACTTAAGGGTTGCCCAAACGAGCCCTactttg GGTGTCTGTCGGCTCTCGTATATCAACACGCAATCACACCTCTGGCTCTTCCATGCAAGCTTATGATCCCTACAAGAG ATCCAAATGAAGAGGCCATGGAGCTAGCCACGCCAACAAGTTCAACCATGGATTTGTTAAAACAGGGAGCAG GACCTCCTAAACCTACTGAAGATTTTTATG CATGTAATGTTTTGTACATAAACTCTGTGGAAATGGAATCACTTACTGGTCCTCAGGCTGTGGCCAAAGCCATTACTGAAACACTTGCTGCCAGATCTCCTCCTACAGCAACCAGTGTCCACTTCAAAGTGTCCACACACGGCATCACACTCACTGACAATCAGAGGAA GATTTTTTTCCGTCGTCATTACCCAATCAACATGATCACTTACTGCAATTTGGACCCACAAGACAGAAA GTGGAATAAAGCAGAAGGTGGTGTAGCAAT ACTATTTGGGTTTGTGGCTCGAAAACAAGGAAGCACGACTGACAATGTGACTCATCTGTTTGCTGAGCTGGAACCAGATCAGTCTTCTTCAACCATTGTCCATTTTGTCTCCAAAGTCATGCTGAACACCCAGAAACCTTGA